In the genome of Dermacentor andersoni chromosome 3, qqDerAnde1_hic_scaffold, whole genome shotgun sequence, one region contains:
- the LOC129384715 gene encoding uncharacterized protein: protein MINWNKCLGFWHGPWENTSDYFANMKWTVTPVKYLGVPLEHYRDTTQYWNEETKRVREQTDKWGGRDFSVFARATVCNVFLVAKVWYVLQVLCMSRTNVQKLHRVFAVFVWRSTWERCSRTNLFRSVRSGGLSLCHLFLKQVVSRFIFLRDQNNGFLRTILQLRMSDVIPEYVVSNVTKKGSVRGFLREVVMSFRMLKVRFSMEYLSNVPKKRLYKDLIDIMLPVPIYRAMYCVGSEGDVLKRVKKMTVRSSVKTFFFQLHTNTLPVKPWLQERGLFVPWSVNCLICSKPETIEHIFLDCRDAIFHWDVLQRTLKKELPISPYGIRFLPVEKENDVPYDMIMTLSLHSIWKTRMAVRNADVDGKPARQFFIESVSQIRDVYKSQAEPPEWLPVLDTLVTLKRF, encoded by the coding sequence ATGATAAATTGGAACAAATGTTTAGGCTTCTGGCATGGGCCGTGGGAAAACACCTCTGATTATTTCGCTAACATGAAATGGACTGTGACACCTGTCAAATATCTCGGAGTGCCCTTAGAACATTATCGCGATACAACGCAATACTGGAACGAGGAAACGAAACGTGTTAGGGAACAAACAGATAAATGGGGTGGGCGGGATTTCTCCGTTTTCGCGCGTGCCACAGTTTGCAACGTGTTTTTAGTCGCGAAAGTGTGGTATGTTCTTCAAGTGCTTTGTATGTCTCGTACCAACGTGCAGAAGTTGCACAGAGTCTTTGCAGTGTTCGTGTGGCGTTCAACATGGGAAAGATGCAGCAGAACTAATTTATTTCGATCAGTCCGTAGCGGCGGACTAAGTTTATGTCATTTATTTCTCAAACAAGTTGTGTCAAGATTTATTTTTTTGCGCGACCAAAATAACGGATTTCTGCGAACAATTTTACAATTACGAATGAGTGATGTAATTCCTGAATACGTTGTATCaaatgtcacaaaaaaagggAGTGTTCGCGGCTTTCTTCGTGAGGTCGTTATGTCTTTTCGGATGCTAAAGGTGAGATTCTCAATGGAGTACCTAAGTAATGTACCTAAAAAGCGTTTATACAAGGATCTGATTGATATTATGTTGCCAGTGCCCATATATCGTGCCATGTATTGTGTAGGTTCGGAAGGTGACGTGTTGAAACGTGTTAAAAAAATGACAGTCCGCTCCTCAGTTAAGACGTTCTTCTTTCAGCTCCATACCAATACCTTGCCAGTTAAACCATGGTTGCAAGAGAGAGGACTGTTCGTACCGTGGTCAGTTAATTGTCTCATTTGTTCAAAGCCTGAGACAATAGAACACATTTTCTTAGACTGCAGGGATGCAATATTCCACTGGGATGTCTTGCAAAGAACGCTGAAAAAAGAGCTCCCTATATCACCCTACGGTATCCGCTttctcccagttgaaaaagaaaacgacgtgcCCTATGACATGATCATGACGCTGAGCCTACACAGCATATGGAAAACACGAATGGCCGTACGAAATGCTGATGTGGATGGCAAACCAGCCAGACAATTTTTTATTGAAAGTGTTTCTCAAATAAGAGACGTGTATAAATCTCAGGCTGAACCACCAGAATGGTTACCTGTACTGGATACACTGGTGACCTTAAAGCGTTTTTAA
- the LOC126530407 gene encoding uncharacterized protein produces the protein MFRSSGAVSAAMSSRGNRNAASANQDYEIILPTLPIGRIVLNTVFFHADVRGRPYRVEDIRDALGALAMLPDVEALGAYQMNHVWAVTLKTTEAKNRLLSATEVTVKERRCLIVDPNNQDVRLKLHWVLHYVDDEDIRTAFAPYGKVTEVAREGWRTEGLSDKGSTTRIISLQLKAGYTKEDIPHQLRVAGDLTLVVVAGRAPLCLRCKGTGHIRRECRVPRCALCRRFVHAEEECVKTYAKVTGRSAWDDNAELQMDESEAEDVSTSKTREPEHVETPPSSHSPNVNKEKKDNGEQVVQPLVPPATKTSATNSSGKKPIKSQSTPLEKSEDVDMKDLKNGAGKRTREETPAANAASNEPTAGEPPPKAAQGRRTSFKPKPNVPLDRHIPGGT, from the coding sequence ATGTTTCGCTCCTCTGGGGCGGTGTCAGCGGCTATGTCTAGCCGTGGAAACCGGAATGCAGCCAGTGCCAACCAGGATTATGAAATCATTTTACCTACTCTACCAATCGGTCGTATTGTTTTGAACACTGTATTTTTTCATGCGGATGTTCGTGGAAGACCCTACCGTGTAGAAGATATTCGTGATGCACTTggtgctttggcaatgctccctGACGTTGAAGCGTTAGGGGCATACCAAATGAACCACGTGTGGGCGGTGACGCTGAAGACTACGGAGGCTAAGAATAGGCTGCTTTCTGCAACTGAAGTGACCGTGAAGGAGCGCCGTTGTCTCATCGTAGATCCAAACAACCAGGATGTTCGACTAAAGCTGCATTGGGTCCTGCATTATGTGGACGACGAAGACATACGGACCGCTTTTGCACCCTACGGAAAAGTCACCGAAGTCGCACGAGAGGGATGGCGAACGGAAGGGTTATCGGACAAAGGCTCTACAACGCGTATTATCAGTCTTCAGCTCAAGGCAGGCTACACGAAGGAAGACATCCCACATCAACTACGAGTAGCAGGTGATCTCACGCTAGTCGTAGTGGCTGGAAGAGCTCCACTCTGCCTACGGTGTAAAGGGACTGGCCACATACGACGCGAATGTCGTGTTCCTCGGTGCGCGCTGTGCAGACGTTTTGTTCACGCTGAGGAAGAGTGCGTGAAGACTTATGCGAAGGTTACAGGCCGATCTGCGTGGGACGACAACGCAGAGCTACAAATGGATGAATCGGAAGCTGAGGATGTTTCCACCAGCAAGACCAGAGAACCCGAACACGTGGAAACGCCCCCTTCGTCGCATTCGCCCAACGTAAACAAAGAGAAAAAGGATAACGGTGAGCAAGTTGTACAACCTTTGGTGCCTCCTGCGACGAAAACCAGTGCGACCAACAGTTCAGGAAAAAAACCCATCAAGAGCCAGTCAACGCCTTTGGAGAAATCCGAAGATGTCGACATGAAGGATTTGAAGAACGGTGCAGGGAAGAGAACACGCGAGGAAACACCAGCAGCGAACGCGGCCTCAAACGAGCCCACTGCCGGCGAGCCACCCCCTAAAGCGGCCCAAGGGCGCCGCACGAGCTTCAAGCCAAAGCCCAACGTACCACTGGACCGTCATATTCCGGGGGGCACGTAG